AGCTGGTGGTCTTCTAGCCGGGATTGCCTGCTCCCCAGCTCTGACAAAGGTGATAGTTTTCTTGGAGGGACGGGACCGTTTTGCCCGCTCAATTCCAGTGCTGATGGCTTCAGCGATGGTTTTCAGGACTTGGTCATGCCTCCACCGGTACCGCCCTTCTCCAAGTGCcatagagcagcagctgaggatgTGTTCTAGGGTTCCTTTCTTAGAACACATAGGACAATCTGGTGACTCTGCCAGGCCCCATGAGTGCAAGTTCGATGGACTTGGAAGCACATCATAAACTGCCTGGATTAGGAATTTAATGCGGTGAGGCTCGGCTTTCCAGATTTCAGCCCAGGTCACTTTCCTCTCAACCACATTCTCCCATCTTGTCCACGCACCCTGCTGTTTCATCCCCACTGCCCTGCATGTTCTTGACTCCTCCACTGTGGCTCTAACCTCCTCCTGTATGAGGTGCCTCCTCGCCTTTCCTCTGGTGTTTAACTCAGGAGTTGGAAAGGATCCCAGCCCTGCACGTCCCCGTGTGACCACTCCCACAAGGCCCCTATGATGCAACCTTGCCTCTGCCTCTAAGACGGCATTCTCTGCCCTCCACTTCCTACCAGTCCTCACGCATATTCCAGCGTTGGCCACCTTCGGATCGCTTGAGTCCCTGTATTGCATCACTTCTCTGGCTCTCGTCACCTTGAATTCCTCCTCCAAAGATTTGAAGGGCAGCTGCAGTTTGTTGTTGTTCCCATAAAGAGCAATGCTGCTCAGGCTCTTTGGTAGTCCTAGCCATCTCCGAAGGTGGCTGCTAACCTTCCTCTCTAGGGTCTCTACTGTGGAGATCGGGACGGCATAGACAAGGAGGGGCCACAAGATCCTGGGTAGAATGCCGTGCTGGTAGACCCAGGCTTTGAATTTTCCAGGTAGGCCGGACTTGTCCACAGACTTCAGCCAGCCATCCAGCTCAGAGCAGGTTGACTGGATGGATGCTCTGTCTTTCAGAGAGCTGTCAAATACCTTGCCCAAGGTCTTGATTGGCTTCTCAGTGATCGTTGGAATGGCTGTGCCTGCGATGTAAAACCTGAACTTGTCCTCTACCTTTCCTTTCCTCAGCACCATGGATCTAGACTTGGCAGGTTTGAAATGCATCCGGGCCCACTCCACCTGCTTCTCAAGTCCCTTTAGAATCCACCTGCAGCCTGCAATGGATTCCGTGGTGACTGTAAGGTCGTCCATGAAAGCCCTGATGAGTGGCTGTCGTTGTCCGGATTTCATTCGGGGCCCTCTGCACTCCGGCTCGGCAGCCTTGATGAGCATATTCATGGCCAAGGTGAAGAGAGTCACTGAGATAGTGCACCCTGTGATAATGCCTATCTCCACCTTTCTTCTTCTAATTGTATCAACAATTCTTCTCCACTAATtgtatcaacacatgtaaataattggtgtaaaatgcagttcgtcatcttttcatggtcaacataTATGATCCATTTTTTGGGGCagtcagaggcttcatagtgaatgtgaaaacaccaacttcttttacaacactgattcactagtaaaacccatggagtttgataaatgacagtggatggagacacttgttttatgtttagttaatgatgtaaattaaatattggaaaatatgtgattttataaatggtgacaaattacttaagaaataTCTTCTCCAGCACATCTCTCAGagtctcagtggggttcaggtctggactgatgaAAGCGATTACTGatgttccctgaaccactctttcaatGTTTGATCCCAAagaatcctggtgttgtcatcttggaatgtcttgaatttccctcgggatcaataaaagatctatctatctatctatctatctatctatctatctatctatctatctatctatctatctatctatctatctatctatctatctatctatctatctatctatcatcagcaaataaaaaaattcactgatgttcagactttgtcattcagtatattcagataGTTAGTTAACTGATTTTATAGATGCGTAATGCTGCTGAATCTAGGCCTGAACCAACTGAActgaccccagatcataacactgcccccaaaggcttgtactgtaggcactattcatgatgggtaatcacatcATTTGCCACTTTTCTcatcctgatgcacccatcactctggaaccaggttgatctggactcatcagacgacatgacctttatccattgaaacacagtctaatctttatgctctGTGCAAATAAATAGATGTTTACGAAATGAGAAGCTATCAGTGAGAGCTAAACAacatgttgcagctgaaacactttaatcactgcagtaattatccaataaaATGCTCTTACAtctttgcttagttaaatccaggtggggaatTTTCTTTTGCCAAGCTGTGCATATTGATAAAGTTCATTCATAAACCATATTTGAACCTCATCTCTTTGTAAAAAAATGTTGAGTTAACCATTGTCCTGGGATTCAGAATGAATACCCACAAAGTGCACACAGACACTTCAGTAAATACAGAGCTACAGTGATTGTCTCTCTGTCAGCACCACAAGCCTCTAAACTAGCAACTTTATaccaaatataaatatacattataCTGTAAGCAAACTGGATTACGCAAATCACTGTCAACTAAATtgtgtaggtgtgtttgtgtatcGTTGCCAGCTTATTTCATGCTGTGGTCTCTCTGCAACAGGTGTTTTATATATAGGAAACTGTCATTGTCATGTAATTGTAGATTATTAGAATGTGTTCTATTGAAACTACAAAAGAAAAGATTATGCGTAGAACCACTATTAAAATGAATTTCCCTCTCAATCCACTTAAGTGTTTCACTACATGTGCTAATGCACAAATACTGGTGCACAGCTGTTTGGAAAATGACGTGTTTTGTGAAAGTACATGTTTTCTcggttgtgtgtttgtgaatcGTTGGGAGCATTCATCCCCTTAACTCTGAGCATTATGGTGTTTTAATGATTCTGGCAGATGTTGTTGATGTTGGAGAATAAATTCTCTTAAATGCCAGGTGATCTGGTGAGATTGCACCTTTCTCCTACAAGGACAAATTTTAATGCATCGGTGAATCAGAAAAAGAGCTCATTCTTGAAGGAATTATGCTGTTATCTTTGTGCTGATAAAGACACAGTtgagaaaaaaatcagtttaacccatgcagacccaaacagccatcactgaccaaaaccatttactgatataaaatatttaataactgttgatccactaatcccatcaatacatgtaaataattggtgtaaaatgcagttattcatcttttcatggttattagatatgacccatttggaccttcagaggctccgtagttaccatggaaacatcgtcatcttctacaacatcgatttgccagtaaaacccatgaagtttgatcaatgacagtggatggacacacttggtttatgttaaattaatgatagattttacttacAAAGTCcacttttcttcagttatttccatttctgatataaaatCATCATCTACATCTAGATGATtagtatattaaatataggaaagtgcattatttacactgaacaatacacaaagtaaagaggataatattaaaataaatggggataaatcacttaaggatgaaGGAggaagtagcattgggtctttatgggttaagggaagCTGAATGTTgttagatgtatttttttttttgtgtgtgtcccaTTTTATGATGGTTGGATGGAGAGACAAGATCGATGAGTACCTCTTAGACTTTTTGTTGTTATCAGGTTGTGTTAAGTGGTCAGAAATAGCCTCTCCACTTAACACTCTTCCCTTTTTGGGAAACAGAAAGTACTTTAATAGTGTTTTCTATTGACATTGACCTTTCCACACCTGATAAAATACTTCCAAAGGATTTTCCACCGAAGGTAAAAGAACGTGTAACTTCCAGAATAATGGTGTTACTTTAGCCTTATCAAAGAGGGATTAAGGGACTGAAGCCTGCTGAGATTTTCAACAAGAGATTATAATGGATGTACTGCAATGCACTGTGTAGtctaacacacaacacactgatCACCTAATTTaccaacactcacacacactcacatacacacttaTATTTGACTTGCATAATAAGCTACAGTACctctccatctgtgtgtgtgtgctttatttTGGCTCATTTAGAAGCCGGCAGCTCTTACTGCGGGTCTGGCTTATTAGTGGCAGTGTGAAAACTGAAGTGGTCGGATAGTCGGATGAATTCAATGAA
This region of Sphaeramia orbicularis chromosome 12, fSphaOr1.1, whole genome shotgun sequence genomic DNA includes:
- the LOC115429122 gene encoding uncharacterized protein LOC115429122 → MEYPVGVPSSTPPRNSKKARRRKVEIGIITGCTISVTLFTLAMNMLIKAAEPECRGPRMKSGQRQPLIRAFMDDLTVTTESIAGCRWILKGLEKQVEWARMHFKPAKSRSMVLRKGKVEDKFRFYIAGTAIPTITEKPIKTLGKVFDSSLKDRASIQSTCSELDGWLKSVDKSGLPGKFKAWVYQHGILPRILWPLLVYAVPISTVETLERKVSSHLRRWLGLPKSLSSIALYGNNNKLQLPFKSLEEEFKVTRAREVMQYRDSSDPKVANAGICVRTGRKWRAENAVLEAEARLHHRGLVGVVTRGRAGLGSFPTPELNTRGKARRHLIQEEVRATVEESRTCRAVGMKQQGAWTRWENVVERKVTWAEIWKAEPHRIKFLIQAVYDVLPSPSNLHSWGLAESPDCPMCSKKGTLEHILSCCSMALGEGRYRWRHDQVLKTIAEAISTGIERAKRSRPSKKTITFVRAGEQAIPARRPPAGILTTARDWQLLVDLERQLKFPRHIAATTLRPDIVILSEATKQAVLLELTVPWEDRIEEAFERKLSKYTGLISDCQQAGWKARCFPVEVGCRGFAAQSLARAFSNLGIEGESRRRAIRNATEAAERASRWLWLKRGKPWSHGS